The window GATGCTGGATGTGTCCGCCGGAATATGCAGACCGCTTTGCGCCATCATAGAGAGCAGCCCCACTGTTTTCAGTGCGACGGTCTTTCCCCCGGTGTTGGGGCCGGTGATTACTACACCTGAGCAGCCGCCGTCCGACTCAAAGTCCAAAGGGACACAGACATTCCCGTCAATCAGCGGATGCCGTCCTTTCTGAATGAATATTTTTCGGTCTGCGGTTATGGAAACCGGTACAGCATCCATTTGAGCACTGAGCTTTGCTTTGGCAAATACGACATCCAGCGTTTCCATTGCTTCCACATTTCTCATCAATTCCGAACGGTTTTCATCCACCAGAGAAGTCAGCGTGTAAAGAATTTTACGTACTTCGTTTTCCTCTTCAATTTGCAGCGAAGACAACTCTTCCTGCAGCTTTGCGACGGAGACGGGCTCCATAAAGTAAGTGCCGCCGGTACCGGAAATTCCCAGTACGCTTCCGGGAAATTGATTTTTATATTCTTTTTTCACCGGCAGGGTGAACTGTCCGTTGCGTGTAACAACCGCGTCGTCCGAAAACCACTGTTTTTTGCTGCGCAAAATATCATTAAGCTTCGTTTGTACCTGCGCCTTGACTGTTTCGACTTTTCTCCGTACATCTCTCAGAGCGGAACTTGCGCCGCTGTCCACCTGCTCATTGCGAACACACCGTTCAATTTCCTGCCGGAGTCTGGACAAATCGACCATGCTGTTTCCATAGCAGGCAATCGTGCCGTCCAGTGTTTCCGCTTTTTTTAGGTAGGACTTGATTCGGTTGCAGGACAGGATAAATTGGACAACTGATAGCAACTGTTCTGGAACCAACATGGAACCGGCCTGACAGAGCGCCAAAATCTGATCGACCTGCGTCATGGCGGTCAGAGGCGGGGTGCCGCATGCATCAAGGATTTTCCTTGATGCAGTGGTTTCAGCCATTTTTCGGCGGCATTCATTTTCATCCATGTAAGGTGATAATTCCGCCAGCCGTATGCGTGCACGTTCGGACAGGGCATGATTACAAAGCATTTTTTTAATTTGATCGTATTCTAATATTATTTCGGATGAATTCATTTTGATTACTCCTAAAATCAATAATAAAATACCCACAGGCATCATTTGCCGACATTTCCATAACACGAAGAGTAACTCTTTATGTGTAATTGGAAAATGGCAGAACGCTCCTGTGGGTATCATTCATCCGTATAAATAAAAAGAGCATAATGGGACAAACCCGCTACGCTCCAAAAGTTGCATGGAAAATAGATATCCTGTATTTCACGCAACAAAATATATAACTGGATGGTTATATCACGGCTGGTAAGCCGCTGGAAGCAGTCTGTAAGGGCAGATGTCCGACAGCGCCGTTCAGCCAACGCCATCAGAAAGGCATAACAAAAAAAGCAGATTCATTCTGCATTTGCTATCACCTTTCGCAACTTATTCAGTTGTTGCTCACCTTTACAGACAAATCCGACATCAAAACCATCCTTTCAATTTAAGAATATGCATATAATATAGCATTACTTTCAGCTGCTGTCAATTATTAAATAGCGAAACAAGAATGATTTCTGCAGGTCTGTCCTTACAGAATATCAGGCATTAGTTATTGCGTGCTTTGAAATGGGCTGTTTGCTTTTAATGTTTGTAAATCTTTTTCAAATTCGTGAATTTTTTTATTGATAAAAATAATTTCAGGATTATCATCCGCTTTGCCGGATTGCAATTGCATTTTCCTGGATGTCTCGAATCCATTCAATATTTTCTGAATATTTCGAATCACAAGTGAAGATTCGTCCATCTGTTCTTTTTCTTTCTTGATTGTAATATTCAAATGTTTTGTCATAACCATCACCTCATCTATCATTATAGATTAATCATATTCAGATTCGGTTATAAGAAAATTAAAATAGAAGTCTTCATTCGGCACTATGAGAATCTATATATTTATTTTTGCTTTTCCAAACAGCGGCAGCAGTTTGGCAGAAAGAAGGGACACCGCCGGTACGGTTATGATAACGGCGGAACTGCCAGTCAGCGCCTGTATGATTTCCGCTGCGATTTGGTTGGAATTCATTACCTGATAATACGGCATATTGTAAGTGTAAATTTGAATCAGCACCACCAGCGAGGAGCCGGTGAACGCTAAAATCAGCGTGTTGGCCATGGTACCCAGCATATCCCGGCCCACGTTCATGCCCGAATTGAACAGGGCCTTTGCCCCGCCATCCGGGTTCTTTAGGTACACTTCATTGATTGACGAGGCCACGGAGATTGCAATATCCATTACCGCGCCGAGCGACGAGATGATCACGGCGGCAAAAAACAGACTGCCTATCTTCAACCCGCTATGGGAAGAAATTGCCAGAAGAGAATCTGTGTCGGCGAATGTATAACCCGAAGTGCCGGTCAACCCATTAAAAGTCATTTCCATAACGGCTGAAACCGCAACCCCGCCGACCGTACCAAGAATTGCAATGAGGCTTTTCCATTCAACCCCCCCAACCAGCAGAAGCGTAACGCAAGCGGTAACCGCAGCAAAAATCATCACCGCGGCTGTCGGGGAAACGCCATTATATAGAAGGGGAACAAAAACGAAAACCACGCTTGTTATTGTAAAAGCAATCGCAATGACAGATTTAAAGCCGTTTTTGCCGCCTACCAGGCACAGCATTGCAGCAAAAATCGCCGCCATGAGATATAAGTAAGGAGTTCTGTTCGGCGAATTGACGTTGATATTGACCGTTTTGCCGTCACCTGTAACGCTTGCCGAAACAATAACGGTCTGTCCCGCTTTCAGGTAATAATATGTATCATAATTCAAATTGTTTGTAATTTGATAGCTTTTGCCCTGCAATGTGCCCGTTAAGAGAAGCATAGTGACATTTTGAGAACCGACCAGAAGTTCGGGATGCTTTTCATCTTTCTTTATATCTTCGGAATCAATAGAGGTTACTTTCGCCTTTTCAAAAGAGATTTTATCGTTTCCGGCCAGTTCGTACGGGTTGTAATACGCCTGATGGCGGCTGAGGCCGTATGCAAAAGCGATGTAGGCGGCCAGTAAAAACAGCATAACTCCTGCTTTCCACAAGCTCTTTATGTGAAAATTCTGCATAACATTTCCTTCCTCTGTACTTTTGTAAAGAAGACAACCCCATTGCACTTTTTGTGAAATGAGGTTGTCTTTGATTTGATTTTAATATCAACAGTGTTCGGTTAATTCTGACTGGCGTTTCCTTTTTTGATCGCGATAAAGCAGCCTGCGGCAATCAGAAAAGCGCATGCGGCAATCGCGAAGATGAGATAAGTACTGCCACTGTTGTCGCCTGTCTTTGGGCCGGAAACCGCTGCGGCAGAAGTTGCGCCCGTCTGCGCAGCGGGGGCAACCTTCGCCTTAGTAATGGTATAGGTGTCAATCGGATTATCGGAATTCGTTGCGTAAGTAGTCAGTGCGAATGTATTGTCCGTAACCTTCACATAGGAGTAAGTCGGTACGTTGTTCTGCCAGCCGAATGCGCTGAACGAGTGGTCCTGGGTCGTGTTGTATTTGTAATATTTGCTGCCGCTGCCAGAGTCGAGCGTAAAGTAAACGGTGCCTTTCGGGTTCGTAACTGCATTGGCCTTTACCGTATTTACAGGGGAGCCGCCGTACATCTGGAGCGATCGGGTGTAATAATGGTCGTGGCCGTTGAGGACGACATCAACGCCGTATTTGTCCATCAGTTTTGTCCAGTTCTTTCTCATGAACAGAACGTCGTCATCGGAAGTTGTAGCGCCATCGTGGTTTGCTTCACTGTATGGAGCCTGATGGTACGCCGCCACTTTCCATTTTACATTCGGATTGGCAGCAATCGCCTGTTTCATAAACGCGTCATGAGCGGAGACGTCATAGAAATTGTTAGCCTCCAGAGACATAAACAGAGTGTTGCCGTACCGATACCAATAGTCGCCGTTATTGTCGTCCACACCATTTGTTTTGGTCTGGCCGAGTGTGGAAAGATTCGGCTGGTCGTAGTGGTAGCTGTAATATTTGCCCATTTGGAAGTCATGGTTGCCGCAGAAGGCTGCCAAAACATGAGTTTGCAGATAGTTTGTGGAAGAAGTGGGGTTGAAAAACGCATTGTACTCTTTCTGCTGGGTATAGAGATGATCATAATCATTGACTTGGTCGCCCATGGAAAACAAAAAGTTCAAAGAAGGGAATTTGGAATATACCTTGCTGAGAGTGTTCGCCCAGCCGGCCTTATCGTTTTCAATATTTCCGCTCGCACCAATCTGGGGATCGCCGAAAGCGGCAAAGGTAAAACCGTTCGCCGTAGAGCCTGTTTGGAAGGTGTAGCTGGGGCTCCATGTAGTGCCGTCGCCGACGCGGTATGTGTACGAAGTATCTGCGGAAAGGCCGCCGACTGCCACTTTACTGGAATATTCGTCCTGCAAAGCCGCTCCGCCGACATCTGTGAAGGAGCTGACCGCATGATCTGTGTTGGAAGCATTATCCAGAACGCCTTCGGTTGCCGTTGCTTTCTCTGTAATCGCCTGTTTCGTGGAGTTTTCAGGGAAGTCTGCGTTCTTCATATCGCTGGTTTTCGAAATTTGAAGCTGGCCCGCCGCGGAGCTGCTGCTTTGCCAGCAGATGCGGACTTCCGCTTCGCTGCTGCCGATGCCGAGATCAATGTTGTAGGGAGTACCCGTCGACTCCGCGTATGCTTTGGTACTCTGTGGACCAAAGCCGCTGCCTACAATCACCACAGCTAAGAATACTGCCGCCGCAGTTTTAATCGTTTTTCTGCCAATAAACATAAAATTTTACCTCCTCGTTTTACATGCTGTCTAGAATTTGTTTTTAACAGCATTATTGTAACGCAAGGAAATTGTAACGAAGTTATGGTTGTGTTAAGCAGAGTTTAATTATAATATCAAATTGCAAATTAACCGGTCTCATCCCAATCGATCTGAAAACGTCTGCATCGGGCTAACAATCATTATGCCCATTCATCAAGCCATTGTTCTTTGGTGATACAGGTAATATGTTCTGTCCTGATATCTTGCATCAGCGGCCATTCCTTATTTGACTCCGTATGGTGATATTTAAATCCACACTTTTCCTGTACACGTTTTGATTTTTCATTACCGTCAAAATATCCGCACCAGATTTTCAAAATACCGACTTCTTCAAAAGCATATTTCATGAGTCTTTCGACTGCTTCAGGCACCATGCCATTTCCCCAGTACGGCACGCCAATCCAGTATCCGATTTCTGCCTCATCATGCCTGATGTCAAGATTGCTTTTTTCTCCGATCATAAGTCCTATACTTCCGATTGCTTTCCCTTCTCCTTTTTGAACAATTGCATATGTTTCATCAGCAGAGAGAACATCTTCGATAATCTGCCGACTGTTTTCTACGCTGGTATGAACAGGCCACCCCGCAATGGGGCCCACGCGCGGGTCTTTTGCAAATTCATATAAGCTTTCGGCATCGATTTCGCTCCATGGGCGAAGTACAAGTCTTTCTGTTTCCAATATCATCGAATTAATTCCTTTCGAGTCTAATTTTATTGCCGACCAGTAATATATCGCCCGATTAGGCCTTGCACAGAGATTTCACATTGGATAAATGCCATTTCAGTCATTCCGTTCCTTTAACATATAGCATAATCAACTTTATAAGTAAATTATTAAACAAAAATATGAAAACTATTAAAAATCAAACCGATAGCCAATGAGGTTGTATTGGCTATCGCAGTATAAACTGCGATTTTTCGCTTGGAAATATGTTTAAATAAGAATATATATGCCACAAATTCAGAAATAAAAACAAATATTTCACCGACAATTACGGCATTCGCGTAACCTTGAGTATTTGATAAAATGAATGCAAAAAGCATTATTTGAGTAGCAATGTTGGTAACAATAATTTTCCAAAGTGGTCTTATTTTGAATGGAATGGCAATTAAAGTTTCTATTGTAGTTGATATTGCCATTCTAAATAAAAATGCCAAAATAAAAGAAACTGATAGGATACCGTTACCGACCATATGACTATGATAATATGGTGTAAAATTTACTATTGGGGTTGCACTGCTTGCGTCGTACCGGACTTCGCGCGGAAAAGTATCATTGCTCGTTGGCATTACACTCACTACATTGGAAACCTTTATTATATTCCCGTTTTCGTCAAGCAGTGCAATTCTGATAGAATCTGTTATTGTACTGATAGGGTTAGAGCTATTATCCAATTGAATATCCTTATACATACCAAAATCTTCCTGTAAAATACTTTGCATTGTTTTTATGTCCTTGCAATGAAAGGAAATGCTCATATACCCGTCTTTATTATAAGCTACAATTGGTGTTGAACTGTTAAAGCCATAAGCGTTTACATTAGAACTATTTAAATCAGAATAATATTCGCTTTCTTTACTTAATTTGACAAGTATATCCATATACTTGACATTGCTATTTGTGTTGGTTACATAGGCGTAGAAATAGCTGGGAGGTGCAGGTGAATTGGCATAAACAACGGATAATGGCATAATAAAAGAAAGAAGCGCCACCACAAAAAACATGAAAAGTATTTTAGTCTTATGCATTGATTACACCTCATAATTTCTTTATAGAGTTTCATAAACAGGAGGCAGCGCCGCTTTTGGTATGGTCTGTGACTTTCGGAATTGATCATAGCTGTGGGCGGTAATCCCTGAGGCTTATGTGAACAACCCGCATCGTTACAATCTTTTGTCTGCAATCATTTTCTCAAACTTTTTGTCCGAGAGGATCTCGTTTGTGACAAAGCATCCATCAAAGAACAGGCTGTATGAGGTAAATGGTGCAGGTGCATTTTGTGCCTGCGCTGCTGTTTCAAAAAGAATTGTCTTGAAGGGAATGTCTTTTTCTTTTGCAAGGCTCTCAATTAACGGCACATACTTTGCCGTAAAGGGGCATTGGTGTGTATAATAGAGCACAAATCCTTTGTCTTCGATCTGTGGCTTTTTCACCTGTGCTTTGAAGCGCGGCTTCGGAACGTCCGCATCAAGCGACAGATAAAGCAACTCATAATAGGGATCGGCGGTGTCTGCAACAAGAAAGCCCTTATAGCGCAGGAATTTCGGATCGGAAAGGAACGGAATTTTCTTTTTTGAGGACAATACCACAAGACCCTTTTTCCCTTTTTCTTTGCTATCCTGAATGCACTCGTTCAGCAGAAGGGTGGAATTACCCTGTCCCTTGAACTGACCGGACACCCACAGGCAGTCTATATACATGTACCCATCCGCCTCGATGGGCGACCACGCCTTTTCGGCAGGGATATACTCGATAAAGCATTTACCCCGGACATTTCCCTTTTTGAATATGAGTCCATCATCAAATCTTTCCGCTAGCCAAGCCTTCTTCGCGGACACCTGACAGTCCTTGTTGTTGGAAATGGCACAGCAAATATGTTCCTGTTCCAGGTTTTCCTTTGTAAGCGTGATAATTTCCAAATCAGCACCTCCTATATAAGTTGTTCGTTTTTTGTGCTTGTCCATGTTTCAACAAACTGCGGGGTTCATGATTGTTCTGCATTCAATAAGAGGTTTAACAGCCTAATTAGAATTATACGGATCCTGAGGCTTCGGTATTTCTCCTTTTCCGCTGCTTATGAAAGAACTGGTCCAAGACGGCTGCGCCGGTGTTTTGCTGCTTTTTAGCATCGTCTGCCATTCCTCGTCGGTCAGCCGACTGCCCGATTCAAATTCGTAATAGCTGAAGACCGCGCCTCTGGTCAGATAGAGTTTCCCGTTGATTGGTACAACCACATAGATTTCATGGGCGGGGCCCACGCCTGCTTCCAGATACCCGCCGTTGTCGTAGCGGTTGGGGGCAACCGTGTGAAAGTCCGCGATCAGCGCCATATTCTTGTCGGTCTCGGATTGGATTTCAAACCACCTCAGGCCGTCCGAGGCAAGAGAAGCCGTCATCTCCTCCATGTTTTCGCCATAATCGTAGATGCGTTCATATTCGTCGTCGGTCAGTGTTTGCCCTTTGAGCTCTTTGACGGAACAGTCCCTCAAAAATTTTAACAGGTTTTCAAAATACTCGACGGAAGCTTTGATTCCCGTATTATCATCACCTGTAAGAAGGCCTCTGGCAACAAGGTTCTGCCGGGAATACTCTGTCAGCCACAGAAGCCTGTCATACACTTCGACCACGGGCTCCACATATCCCAGCACCTTCGGCTCCTCGCCGCCGCCTTTCTCCGCGCCGCTCTGCTTGCCGTACAGAATGGTGTCGTGACGGAGCTCGGACCAGCTTCCGAGCGAGGTATTTAAGGATTTGTCGGTCCAAGCCTGGTTCGTCATGAAGGAGGGGTAGCCGTTTCCGTATGGCTGGGTCAAGCCCTTCAAAGTCCACAGCCATCCGTAATACAGATTGGAACGCCATTTGTTTTCAGAAAGCTTTGAAAATTGCTCCTTTACTTTTGCAAATTGCCCGGGATAGCCTTCCCACTGGTTCTCTTTTTTGCTTAGCTGGATTGCGTAGGCCCGATCCGAGCCGAGGATTCCCATAACGTCGAGCCCGCTGGGGATCGGCCGCTGAATCGGTTCCACAAGCTCCTGAAGCATCTCGGAGTCCGGGAGGTATCTTTGCCCCATCAGCCGGAGCTGCTTGCCGACGGGCGTGGTCACATCGGTGTACTTTGCCACAATTTTGGGTTCCGGCAGCTTCTCTGCCTCTTTGTAGAGTACGTTCAGCTGACTGCTGTCGTCCAGCTGCTCCAGATTTGGCTGGCCGCCGTACACGCCCTGCAGCAGGTTTTGGTAGTCGTAAATGGTCAGATCGTCGGAGCTTCCCACATAAAAGGAGGTTGGTTCATAAATCTTCTCCCAGTTTGTAATATCCTGCGTGCCGTCCTTTTTCATGAACAGCGCGTAGGTGACAAGCAGCGCCTGCAGCGTCTGTTCCACGTTCCGCACGTGCTGGCTTTTATCCTTGTAGAGCGGAAACGGTGCTTGGCCGTACCATGCCATGGCGATAAAATAGCGCTTGAAATCGTCGCTTCTCGTGTAATGCCCCCGCGGTTTAAACTGGCTGTAATCCAGCTGGAACGGGAAGATGGCAGAGGAAGCAAACCCCGATTGCGCCTGAATCAGGCTGTATTCCTTTTCGGCAAGGGTTTTCGCTTCGGCGGGTATATCCGCGGGCAGCGTTTTTTTTAGCCCCAGAGCCGCCGTGCCGAAATAAGCAATATTCTTCAGCGCGGCACTTTTGACGGCGGAGTTTTTGACGCCGCTGTAAATTTGAATGGATTTTTTCAGCATGCTGTCCGTAAGCTCTTCAACGGACTGAATCAGGCTTGTCGATTCCAGGTTCCGCAGCGAATAATCGTAAAAGATGTGATAGACCTGCAGCACCGAATCCGCCGTGATGAAGCTCGGAATCTCAAGGTAGCTGTTTTTTTCATAGAGATAGAAAAGCTGCTCCTCGGTACTTGGCGCAACCACGAAGGCGTTCTGGGAAAGAAACTTTTTTTCTCCGGCTGAAAAGCTGCCAAACTGCTTTAAGTTTGTGATATTCGACAGGTCGTGATTTACCTGGTACGCCTTTACCGATTTTTTGCACTGGGTGGGGGTGTATGGCACGGAAACATTTTTGCTCACGGAAGAGTTCATGGGTATCAGCGAATTTTCGGCATTTTCAGCCGCCTTACTGCTTTTTTTGCTTTCCGTCCGTGAACTTGCAGCATCTGCAATTTTTGCGGGATTGCCTGCAGTGCCGCAGGCCGACGCGGTCAGCAGGATGCTGCAGCACAGGATCAATGCAATGGTATGTTTGAATAACATAGTAATCATCCTTTCATTTCTATTTTGCTGTTCTGATAGAGAAAGGTTTTGGATTCGGTTGCG of the uncultured Caproiciproducens sp. genome contains:
- a CDS encoding metallophosphoesterase family protein, with product MFIGRKTIKTAAAVFLAVVIVGSGFGPQSTKAYAESTGTPYNIDLGIGSSEAEVRICWQSSSSAAGQLQISKTSDMKNADFPENSTKQAITEKATATEGVLDNASNTDHAVSSFTDVGGAALQDEYSSKVAVGGLSADTSYTYRVGDGTTWSPSYTFQTGSTANGFTFAAFGDPQIGASGNIENDKAGWANTLSKVYSKFPSLNFLFSMGDQVNDYDHLYTQQKEYNAFFNPTSSTNYLQTHVLAAFCGNHDFQMGKYYSYHYDQPNLSTLGQTKTNGVDDNNGDYWYRYGNTLFMSLEANNFYDVSAHDAFMKQAIAANPNVKWKVAAYHQAPYSEANHDGATTSDDDVLFMRKNWTKLMDKYGVDVVLNGHDHYYTRSLQMYGGSPVNTVKANAVTNPKGTVYFTLDSGSGSKYYKYNTTQDHSFSAFGWQNNVPTYSYVKVTDNTFALTTYATNSDNPIDTYTITKAKVAPAAQTGATSAAAVSGPKTGDNSGSTYLIFAIAACAFLIAAGCFIAIKKGNASQN
- a CDS encoding YoaP domain-containing protein translates to MEIITLTKENLEQEHICCAISNNKDCQVSAKKAWLAERFDDGLIFKKGNVRGKCFIEYIPAEKAWSPIEADGYMYIDCLWVSGQFKGQGNSTLLLNECIQDSKEKGKKGLVVLSSKKKIPFLSDPKFLRYKGFLVADTADPYYELLYLSLDADVPKPRFKAQVKKPQIEDKGFVLYYTHQCPFTAKYVPLIESLAKEKDIPFKTILFETAAQAQNAPAPFTSYSLFFDGCFVTNEILSDKKFEKMIADKRL
- a CDS encoding DNA mismatch repair protein MutS, yielding MNSSEIILEYDQIKKMLCNHALSERARIRLAELSPYMDENECRRKMAETTASRKILDACGTPPLTAMTQVDQILALCQAGSMLVPEQLLSVVQFILSCNRIKSYLKKAETLDGTIACYGNSMVDLSRLRQEIERCVRNEQVDSGASSALRDVRRKVETVKAQVQTKLNDILRSKKQWFSDDAVVTRNGQFTLPVKKEYKNQFPGSVLGISGTGGTYFMEPVSVAKLQEELSSLQIEEENEVRKILYTLTSLVDENRSELMRNVEAMETLDVVFAKAKLSAQMDAVPVSITADRKIFIQKGRHPLIDGNVCVPLDFESDGGCSGVVITGPNTGGKTVALKTVGLLSMMAQSGLHIPADTSSILCMHNAYLCDIGDGQSIAENLSTFSAHMTNIIEILRQTTRESLVLLDELGSGTDPAEGMGIAIAVLDELRVKGCLFIATTHYPEVKDYADSAPGMTNARMAFDRETLQPTYRLELGKAGESCALYIAKRLGLPSRLLERAYQEAYPKKEQNSPIPDLQPDFGCKNTEPSALPTQKIQKSKPTKTVSTHAVKFQLGDSVLIYPEKKIGVVFHQANEHGEIGVQVKGEKEWISHKRLKLKTSASDLYPPDYDFSIVFDTVSNRKARHVMEKRHDPNLIIQYDEEEIK
- a CDS encoding DUF3160 domain-containing protein; amino-acid sequence: MLFKHTIALILCCSILLTASACGTAGNPAKIADAASSRTESKKSSKAAENAENSLIPMNSSVSKNVSVPYTPTQCKKSVKAYQVNHDLSNITNLKQFGSFSAGEKKFLSQNAFVVAPSTEEQLFYLYEKNSYLEIPSFITADSVLQVYHIFYDYSLRNLESTSLIQSVEELTDSMLKKSIQIYSGVKNSAVKSAALKNIAYFGTAALGLKKTLPADIPAEAKTLAEKEYSLIQAQSGFASSAIFPFQLDYSQFKPRGHYTRSDDFKRYFIAMAWYGQAPFPLYKDKSQHVRNVEQTLQALLVTYALFMKKDGTQDITNWEKIYEPTSFYVGSSDDLTIYDYQNLLQGVYGGQPNLEQLDDSSQLNVLYKEAEKLPEPKIVAKYTDVTTPVGKQLRLMGQRYLPDSEMLQELVEPIQRPIPSGLDVMGILGSDRAYAIQLSKKENQWEGYPGQFAKVKEQFSKLSENKWRSNLYYGWLWTLKGLTQPYGNGYPSFMTNQAWTDKSLNTSLGSWSELRHDTILYGKQSGAEKGGGEEPKVLGYVEPVVEVYDRLLWLTEYSRQNLVARGLLTGDDNTGIKASVEYFENLLKFLRDCSVKELKGQTLTDDEYERIYDYGENMEEMTASLASDGLRWFEIQSETDKNMALIADFHTVAPNRYDNGGYLEAGVGPAHEIYVVVPINGKLYLTRGAVFSYYEFESGSRLTDEEWQTMLKSSKTPAQPSWTSSFISSGKGEIPKPQDPYNSN
- a CDS encoding YibE/F family protein, producing MQNFHIKSLWKAGVMLFLLAAYIAFAYGLSRHQAYYNPYELAGNDKISFEKAKVTSIDSEDIKKDEKHPELLVGSQNVTMLLLTGTLQGKSYQITNNLNYDTYYYLKAGQTVIVSASVTGDGKTVNINVNSPNRTPYLYLMAAIFAAMLCLVGGKNGFKSVIAIAFTITSVVFVFVPLLYNGVSPTAAVMIFAAVTACVTLLLVGGVEWKSLIAILGTVGGVAVSAVMEMTFNGLTGTSGYTFADTDSLLAISSHSGLKIGSLFFAAVIISSLGAVMDIAISVASSINEVYLKNPDGGAKALFNSGMNVGRDMLGTMANTLILAFTGSSLVVLIQIYTYNMPYYQVMNSNQIAAEIIQALTGSSAVIITVPAVSLLSAKLLPLFGKAKINI
- a CDS encoding GNAT family N-acetyltransferase, with the protein product MILETERLVLRPWSEIDAESLYEFAKDPRVGPIAGWPVHTSVENSRQIIEDVLSADETYAIVQKGEGKAIGSIGLMIGEKSNLDIRHDEAEIGYWIGVPYWGNGMVPEAVERLMKYAFEEVGILKIWCGYFDGNEKSKRVQEKCGFKYHHTESNKEWPLMQDIRTEHITCITKEQWLDEWA